Proteins from a genomic interval of Kitasatospora kifunensis:
- a CDS encoding tryptophan dimethylallyltransferase family protein, protein MDAHGADPGTATTAAFSADTGVIAEMVGRPLRFDSTRYLPTDSYAQVATDRVWRAHRSLGLTGETRESILSLLEELTGSWGRLPVGTPPERACWVSIDGMPFEPSVAWVNGTAGVRISLEPPGDGTAASRTREAMALTRRLAGRPGVCVDRLLSIEDLFVEDDPQGFFTMAHAVAWRPGAHPEYKIFLNPAVAGREQAADRTEQAMLRLGLERPWRALVDHLGGAFTPAHEPVAIALDLVGGEDFRAQLYLAHSGVSAAQIDAKAAVARDHVPGLFTRALHQINGPHDAAAWQRKPPVTTFTLDTRHELPSATVYVPLIPVHDSDAAARDRVAAFLRAEGSPAAAPYLALLDDLADRPLSRSLTQNFMSYRGGDASRFSIYLAPGTYRAADELD, encoded by the coding sequence ATGGACGCCCACGGAGCCGACCCCGGCACGGCCACCACCGCCGCCTTCAGCGCGGACACCGGAGTCATCGCCGAGATGGTGGGACGCCCACTGCGCTTCGACTCCACCCGCTACCTGCCGACGGACAGCTACGCCCAGGTCGCCACCGATCGCGTCTGGCGCGCGCACCGGAGCCTCGGGCTGACCGGCGAGACCCGCGAGTCGATCCTGTCCCTGCTGGAGGAGTTGACCGGATCCTGGGGCCGCCTGCCGGTCGGCACGCCCCCCGAGCGCGCCTGCTGGGTCTCCATCGACGGCATGCCCTTCGAGCCCTCGGTCGCCTGGGTGAACGGCACGGCCGGCGTCCGGATCTCGCTGGAGCCCCCGGGCGACGGCACCGCGGCGTCCAGGACGCGCGAGGCGATGGCCCTCACCCGCCGCCTGGCCGGCCGCCCCGGCGTCTGCGTCGACCGCCTGCTGAGCATCGAGGACCTCTTCGTCGAGGACGATCCGCAGGGGTTCTTCACCATGGCCCACGCGGTCGCCTGGCGGCCCGGCGCCCATCCCGAGTACAAGATCTTCCTCAACCCGGCGGTGGCAGGCCGCGAACAGGCCGCCGACCGCACCGAGCAGGCCATGCTCCGCCTCGGCCTCGAACGCCCCTGGCGCGCCCTGGTCGACCACCTCGGCGGCGCCTTCACGCCAGCCCACGAGCCCGTCGCCATCGCCCTGGACCTGGTGGGCGGCGAGGACTTCAGGGCACAGCTGTATCTGGCGCACTCGGGGGTGAGCGCGGCGCAGATCGACGCCAAGGCCGCCGTCGCCCGCGACCACGTCCCGGGCCTGTTCACCCGCGCGCTGCACCAGATCAACGGCCCGCACGACGCCGCCGCCTGGCAGCGCAAGCCCCCTGTCACCACCTTCACCCTCGACACCCGCCACGAGCTGCCGAGCGCGACCGTCTACGTCCCGCTGATCCCGGTGCACGACAGCGACGCGGCGGCCCGCGACCGGGTGGCGGCCTTCCTGCGCGCCGAGGGCTCCCCCGCGGCCGCCCCTTACCTCGCCCTGCTCGACGACCTCGCCGACCGGCCGCTGTCACGCTCACTGACCCAGAACTTCATGTCCTACCGGGGCGGCGACGCCTCGCGCTTCTCCATCTACCTGGCGCCCGGCACCTACCGCGCAGCCGACGAACTCGACTGA
- a CDS encoding helix-turn-helix transcriptional regulator, with protein sequence MPALAVLTRAADPISRAGLDSYLRAAPGVTLVEDRPADRRCTVVQLAESISDELLCEARSLAFDPRIRQVLIVARIQKNELFDVAASGISHLLLRHEVTPARLLQAVHGAHSGSSSLPPGLLTQLLDQITRLQQGVEAAQACDQPLDERELAVLRLVAEGRDTAEISAALGYSERWVKSVLYRLTNRLNLRNRTHAVAYALRQGLL encoded by the coding sequence ATGCCGGCCTTAGCGGTTCTGACCAGGGCAGCCGATCCGATCTCCCGGGCCGGACTGGACAGTTATCTGCGGGCCGCCCCAGGGGTCACCCTGGTCGAGGACCGCCCCGCCGACCGGCGCTGCACCGTGGTCCAGCTCGCCGAGTCGATCAGCGACGAACTGCTCTGCGAGGCGCGTTCGCTGGCGTTCGACCCGAGGATCCGGCAGGTGCTGATCGTCGCCCGGATCCAGAAGAACGAGCTGTTCGACGTTGCGGCCAGCGGCATTTCGCACCTCCTGCTGCGGCACGAGGTCACCCCGGCGCGGCTGCTGCAGGCCGTGCACGGGGCGCACAGCGGCAGCAGCTCGCTGCCCCCGGGCCTGCTGACCCAACTACTCGATCAGATAACCCGGTTGCAGCAGGGCGTGGAGGCCGCGCAGGCGTGCGATCAGCCGCTCGACGAGCGGGAGCTCGCAGTGCTGCGCCTGGTGGCCGAGGGACGGGACACCGCCGAGATCAGTGCCGCGCTCGGCTACTCCGAGCGGTGGGTGAAGAGCGTCCTGTACCGGCTCACCAATCGGCTGAACCTGCGCAACCGGACCCATGCGGTGGCCTATGCCCTTCGCCAGGGCCTACTCTGA